A genomic stretch from Megalobrama amblycephala isolate DHTTF-2021 linkage group LG22, ASM1881202v1, whole genome shotgun sequence includes:
- the trim55b gene encoding tripartite motif-containing protein 55b isoform X2: MDSLEKQLICPICLEMFTKPVVILPCQHNLCRKCANDIFQSSNPYLPTRGGSVTSGGRFRCPSCRHEVVLDRHGVYGLQRNLLVENIIDMYKQEYISRPSPERKDDQPMCEVHEDEKINIYCLTCSVPTCSMCKVFGSHKDCEVAPLNSIYQTQKTELTDGIAMMVGNNDRIQGIISQLEETCRTIEENGRRQKSNVCEKFDHLYAILEDRKSEMNLKVNAEQEEKLNYLRGLTRKYGDHLETMNKIMETGIQTLEEPEMAVFLQNSKPLFQKIAEASNTSHLERVERGYENMDIYSVSFKREARALRNIDFTRDDDEEEEDEDEVAIDVDDRAGQTASGEADSLGQLYETLPPLLPPQTLSTRKPATSS; the protein is encoded by the exons ATGGACAGCTTGGAGAAGCAGCTTATTTGTCCCATTTGTCTGGAAATGTTCACGAAACCGGTTGTGATTCTTCCTTGTCAACACAATCTTTGCCGGAAATGTGCAAATGACATTTTTCAG TCCTCAAATCCATACCTTCCCACCAGAGGAGGCAGCGTGACGTCAGGTGGCCGTTTCAGGTGTCCATCCTGCAGACATGAAGTTGTGCTGGACCGCCATGGTGTCTACGGTCTGCAGAGAAACCTTTTGGTGGAAAACATCATTGACATGTACAAACAGGAGTACATCAG CAGACCTTCTCCTGAGAGGAAGGATGATCAGCCGATGTGTGAGGTCCATGAAGACGAGAAAATCAACATATACTGCCTGACCTGCAGCGTTCCCACTTGTTCTATGTGTAAAGTGTTCGGCTCTCATAAAGACTGTGAAGTGGCCCCTCTTAACAGTATTTACCAGACGCAAAAG ACAGAGCTCACGGATGGAATAGCAATGATGGTTGGCAATAATGACAGAATCCAAGGCATCATCAGTCAGTTGGAGGAGACCTGCAGAACCATAGAG GAAAATGGCAGGCGACAGAAGTCCAATGTGTGTGAAAAGTTTGACCACTTGTATGCCATCCTGGAGGACAGGAAGAGCGAGATGAACCTGAAAGTGAACGCTGAACAGGAAGAGAAACTGAATTACTTACGTGGTCTTACAAGGAAGTATGGAGATCATCTGGAGACCATGAACAAAATCATGGAGACAGGAATCCAGACACTGGAAGAACCTGAGATGGCTGTTTTCTTACAG AATTCCAAACCCCTCTTTCAAAA AATTGCAGAGGCATCGAATACCTCGCACCTGGAGCGAGTGGAGCGCGGCTATGAGAACATGGATATTTACTCTGTGAGCTTCAAGAGAGAAGCCAGGGCCCTACGCAATATCGACTTCACCAGAG atgatgatgaagaggaggaggacGAGGATGAGGTGGCCATCGATGTGGACGACCGGGCAGGGCAGACAGCCTCGGGAGAAGCGGACTCACTGGGCCAGTTGTATGAAACCCTACCACCCCTCCTGCCCCCACAAACCCTGAGCACACGCAAACCCGCCACATCATCCTAA
- the crhb gene encoding corticotropin releasing hormone b, whose protein sequence is MKLNFLVTTVALLVAFPPPYECRAIESSSNQPATDPDGERQSPPVLARLGEEYFIRLGNRNQNSLRSPADSFPETSQYSKRALQLQLTQRLLEGKVGNIGRLDGNYALRALDSMERERRSEEPPISLDLTFHLLREVLEMARAEQMAQQAHSNRKMMEIFGK, encoded by the coding sequence ATGAAGCTCAATTTTCTCGTCACCACCGTGGCTCTGCTCGTTGCCTTTCCACCACCGTATGAATGTAGAGCCATCGAAAGCAGCTCCAACCAGCCAGCCACGGACCCCGATGGAGAGCGACAATCCCCGCCGGTTTTGGCACGCTTAGGGGAGGAGTACTTCATCCGGCTCGGTAACAGAAACCAGAATTCTCTCCGATCCCCAGCCGACAGCTTCCCCGAGACATCCCAGTATTCCAAAAGAGCACTGCAGCTCCAGTTAACGCAGCGTCTGTTGGAGGGGAAAGTTGGAAACATCGGCCGCTTGGATGGCAATTACGCGCTCCGGGCGCTCGACTCAATGGAGAGAGAGCGCAGGTCGGAGGAGCCACCGATTTCCCTGGACCTGACCTTTCATCTGCTACGAGAAGTACTGGAGATGGCCAGAGCCGAACAAATGGCCCAGCAAGCTCACAGCAACCGCAAAATGATGGAAATATTCGGGAAGTAA
- the trim55b gene encoding tripartite motif-containing protein 55b isoform X1, translated as MDSLEKQLICPICLEMFTKPVVILPCQHNLCRKCANDIFQSSNPYLPTRGGSVTSGGRFRCPSCRHEVVLDRHGVYGLQRNLLVENIIDMYKQEYISSRPSPERKDDQPMCEVHEDEKINIYCLTCSVPTCSMCKVFGSHKDCEVAPLNSIYQTQKTELTDGIAMMVGNNDRIQGIISQLEETCRTIEENGRRQKSNVCEKFDHLYAILEDRKSEMNLKVNAEQEEKLNYLRGLTRKYGDHLETMNKIMETGIQTLEEPEMAVFLQNSKPLFQKIAEASNTSHLERVERGYENMDIYSVSFKREARALRNIDFTRDDDEEEEDEDEVAIDVDDRAGQTASGEADSLGQLYETLPPLLPPQTLSTRKPATSS; from the exons ATGGACAGCTTGGAGAAGCAGCTTATTTGTCCCATTTGTCTGGAAATGTTCACGAAACCGGTTGTGATTCTTCCTTGTCAACACAATCTTTGCCGGAAATGTGCAAATGACATTTTTCAG TCCTCAAATCCATACCTTCCCACCAGAGGAGGCAGCGTGACGTCAGGTGGCCGTTTCAGGTGTCCATCCTGCAGACATGAAGTTGTGCTGGACCGCCATGGTGTCTACGGTCTGCAGAGAAACCTTTTGGTGGAAAACATCATTGACATGTACAAACAGGAGTACATCAG CAGCAGACCTTCTCCTGAGAGGAAGGATGATCAGCCGATGTGTGAGGTCCATGAAGACGAGAAAATCAACATATACTGCCTGACCTGCAGCGTTCCCACTTGTTCTATGTGTAAAGTGTTCGGCTCTCATAAAGACTGTGAAGTGGCCCCTCTTAACAGTATTTACCAGACGCAAAAG ACAGAGCTCACGGATGGAATAGCAATGATGGTTGGCAATAATGACAGAATCCAAGGCATCATCAGTCAGTTGGAGGAGACCTGCAGAACCATAGAG GAAAATGGCAGGCGACAGAAGTCCAATGTGTGTGAAAAGTTTGACCACTTGTATGCCATCCTGGAGGACAGGAAGAGCGAGATGAACCTGAAAGTGAACGCTGAACAGGAAGAGAAACTGAATTACTTACGTGGTCTTACAAGGAAGTATGGAGATCATCTGGAGACCATGAACAAAATCATGGAGACAGGAATCCAGACACTGGAAGAACCTGAGATGGCTGTTTTCTTACAG AATTCCAAACCCCTCTTTCAAAA AATTGCAGAGGCATCGAATACCTCGCACCTGGAGCGAGTGGAGCGCGGCTATGAGAACATGGATATTTACTCTGTGAGCTTCAAGAGAGAAGCCAGGGCCCTACGCAATATCGACTTCACCAGAG atgatgatgaagaggaggaggacGAGGATGAGGTGGCCATCGATGTGGACGACCGGGCAGGGCAGACAGCCTCGGGAGAAGCGGACTCACTGGGCCAGTTGTATGAAACCCTACCACCCCTCCTGCCCCCACAAACCCTGAGCACACGCAAACCCGCCACATCATCCTAA